In the Synechococcus sp. MU1643 genome, TCAGTTTCAAATGCCATTGGCCATTGCCGTTAATCGGCAGCAGATCATCGAGCGCGCTGTCCATTTCGACAGGGTGAAGGTCATCCTTGTGGACTTGCTCCTGTCCTTGCAGCCAACGCTGGCGTGCCCGCGCTTTTGCAGAGGCTGAAGAACGGGCCACGATCACCCCAAAGGCGTGCTGTTCCGCCATTGACGTGGGGTCATAGGCGCCAAGGTTGACGAACCACAGCTGCTGACCATCAGCACTGGATCGATCCTGCGCTTGCTCAACAACCTCAACGCGATGGCCATCGACATGGTCGATGCAGCGATAGGTGTCGATGTGCAAGCCACTGCGAAGGCCGATCCATTCCTGCCGCAGGGCCGGCAGCGTGGCCTCAATAGTCTCACCTACCACCCAGCGCACATCGTGCTGCTCGACATGGCAGCCCTTGCAACGGCCCCCCAGAACCACCAGGAACAACTTTTTTGCGCTGCTCATCGCTGGGCTGTTGATGGGTCGTCGGCATGGGCAACGACGGCACGGCAGTGGGCGATGAACTCCTCGGCGTTCCTCTCCCCTTTGGCTTCTTTCGTCTGCAGGCTGAGAATCTCAAAGGTCGCGGCGCTGCTGCTGCTCACCGGGGAGACCGTCGGACTGCGGCTTCCTTCATGAAGTTGGCTGTCCAACGGCAGTCCGTCGAAGGGATCCGTGCCGTCGCAACGCTGAAAGGCTGAGTGAATGGCATCAATGGCCTCCCTCACTTGGTATGTGGCTCCTCGCTTTCTGGCGCGCTTGGTGATCGTTACAGCAGTGCGGTTCAGCAGCCGTTTGTAGCTGTCGGCATCGATGTCCAGCCAGCTGGGGGGCCTGACCGACAACGGATTGTGTCCCATGCACCCCCCGGTGGCTCCAGATTTTCAGACTTTTTCGAGCCAGGCCAGGAATAATCGGCGGATTTCCTCTGCGTTCGTGATCCGCTCGCTCAGGGATGCCGTCACGGCACCGGGGTGTTCGCGCTGCACGATTTGCTCAGCCTCATAGGCGTCCTCCGCCTCAACAGGCATGAAGCCGGCGTCAACCGACGCTGGAGAGCAATAAAAGACGGGGTAACGGCTCATCGAGGTGCTGCAACCTCCAACCGATAGCAACGAACAAGTGATCGAGGGAATGGTTGCCGAGAGCTCTCACCCTCATCTCTTGGGTTCAGGGTTTTTCCTTAAGTCCTGAGCCTTAACGGCCACCGATTCATACATTTGTTGGTACTTGCTAAGGCATCTTGGCGTTTGATTCTGGTGATAAGACAGACCGATTCATTGCCGCAGCCAAGTCACGGGCGGAAGCTGCACTGAATGAGCCGGCACCAAAACTGACGGCCTTGGAAAGGGGCATGTTGGAGTCGCTGCGACAGGGCGGAAGGCCGGTACGTCACGGTTGATCTCAGCGCATCAGCAGCCAAACGGCCAAGGCACCACAACCAAACCCCTTGATGAACTGGGCCCAAGTGAGGCCGTAGGTATCGAGCGAAAGCGTTTTCATCATCAGATTCAGAACCTCCTTGTGTTTCCGAATCAACGGCGAGCTGTTGGCCGTATTCAGTTGTGGAATCTTTTTGAGTTTGATCTCCCCGAGCTTGGCCAACGTTGCTAATTCTTTCCGCTGCTGAACCCTAAGGGCACTGCAGTGGAAAGCGATCTCAACCCTCTTTGCGGATGGCTTCATCCTTCATCCGCTGAACCCGCTCCAAAACGGATTCATTGCTCATCCTGTTGTTGAGCCTTTCCACCAACAGTGGAAAGGCCAATGGGCTGGGCCGCGGGGTTTCAACGTGCAGCCATTCCTGGCTCGCAGCGCGTTCCAAGGCTGCCTCCAGTCGTGAGATCTCCAACTGGTCGTCGAGTACCTCCTGCTGTGCCTGCAGCAGTAAGCGATTGTTCGGTTCGTGGCGGCTGAAAACATCGAACAGCAGCGAGGCGCTGATCTGAAGCTGACCGGTGCTTTTGCTGGATCCAGGGAATCCCCGGTTCATCAGGCCAGCGATCTGGGCGATGGCGCGAAAGCGTCTCCGTTGCAGCTCGGAAAGATTCAGTGCGTTTTTCAGATCCCGCTCCAGTTTTTGACGATCAAGCAGGAGATCGATGTGGTCCTCCAGCAATTCCGCCATGGGGTAGCTCTTCGGTGCCAATAGCTCAAAGCCGTAGTCGTTCACCGAAACCGTGATCGTGCCCCGCTCCAGACGGGTGAGCCGCGAAGCCCAGAGGAAGCCGATGCCCTCATGCACGAACCGTCCTTCAAAGGGGTAAGCAAACAGGTGCGTGCCTTCCCGGGTGTGACAGGTCTCAATCAATAGCTGCCCAACCATCGGCAACACTGAGATGTCCTGTTGCCGATCAAACAGGGGCTTCAGAGCCTGCAGTTCGGCGTTGTCGAGATCACCACGGCTGGCACGGTCCACCTCGAGACGCAGGTGATGGGTCAGCAGATCGGAGAGGGCCATCTGCCCCCCAGCCCAGGCAGGCACCGTGCGCGTTTTTTTTGTGCTCACCTTCACGTAAGCGGTCATGTCCCGCAGCCGTACGAACTCCAGCTGGCGGCCGGAGAAGAAGAACACATCCTTCGGCTTCAGCTGGCTGATGAAGGTCTCCTCCACATGGCCGAGCACTGCACCACGCACAAAGCGCACGGTGATCGCGGGTGCGGCCGTGATCGTTCCGATATTGAGACGGTGCAGCCGGGCGATGGCCTTCTCACCAACCCGGTAGCGCTGGCTTGTCTCCTCCCACTCGAGCTTGCGGTAGCGGGGATAAGCCCCGAGGCACTCCCCGCCCTGCTCGAGAAACAGCATGCACCAGTCCCAGTCGTCCTGGCTCAGCTCGGCATAGGCCGCACAGCTCCGCACGGCCTGTAAGGTCTGCTCGGGATTGAAACCAGGGCCGCAGGCCAACCCCGTGAGGTGCTGCAGAAGCACATCCAGAGGAGCGTTCGGCGGCTTGCGTTGTTCCACTAGACCCTCCGCCAATCCCCGACGCACAGCACTGAGTTCGAGCAGTTCGAGCGCATTGGTGGGCATGAACAGCACCTGGGATGTTCCGCCGGGCAAGTGCGCTGACCGCCCCGCTCGCTGCAGCAGCCGCGCCAGATTCTTTGGGCTGCCGATCTGCACCACCTGTTCCACCGGTTGGAAGTCCACCCCGAGGTCCAGGGAGCTGGTGCACACCACCCAACGAATGCCGCCAGCCTTCACGGAGGCTTCGATCGCTTCCCGCTCGCTGCGATCAATGGCGCTGTGGTGTAGAGCTAATCCCTCCTCCATTTCCGGGCAGGCGAAGCGCAGACACTGGTGCCAACGCTCGGACTGATTGCGGGTGTTGGTGAATAGCAAGGTGCTGATCCCGGGATTGAGGCGTGCCACCAGCTCCTCGTACATCCGCAACCCGAGGTGTCCGGCCCAGGGGAAGCCATCGATCGTCTCCGGAAGGATGCTCTGAATCTCCGTGCTGCGGGCAGGGGCGCCCCCGATCAGATGTGGCTCCCCTGCCGTTCCCAGGGCATGGCGCGCTGCCTGGTCGATGTTGCCGATGGTGGCACTGATGGCCCAGGTCTGGAGCTGGGGACGCAGCTGGCGCAACCAGCTCAGGCACAGCTCTGCCTGGCTGCCCCTTTTGCTCCCCATCAACTCATGCCATTCATCGAGGATCACCGTCTGCAGCTGGCCAAACAGCTCTTCGGCCTTGGCATTGCTGAGCAGGAGAGCGAGGGATTCGGGAGTGGTGACCAGGATTTGTGGTGGTGCCTTGAGCTGTTTTGTGCGTTCGCTGCTGCTGCTGTCGCCATTGCGGATGCCCACCCGTATCGGCCAATCCATCGCCTCGATCGGTTCGCGGATCGCCAGTGATAAGTCGCGGCTGAGGGCGCGCAAGGGCGTGATGTAGAGCAGACGTATTCCTTTTAACGGCTGCTCCTCAGCCAACATCCGCGCAATCGGTCCCATTACAGCGGCGAAGGTTTTGCCGGACCCTGTGGGCACTTGGATCAACCCGTTCCGCCCCACCAGATAGGCGATCCAGGTCTCCTGTTGGAACGGGAGCGGTGCCCAGTTTTTCTGCGCGAACCAGGCATGAATCGGCTTCAACCGAGGGTCGCTGCTTTTTGACTTGGCCTTTGCCTTCGCTTTTGAAGCTGCCATCAGCGGTTCTGGATCAACGCCATCGCTGTTTGGAGTGAATCCGCTTCATCGGCGGGTTTGTCGCGTCGCCAGCGCAGGATGCGCGGGAAACGGACGGCGATGCCGGATTTGTGGCGTTTTGAGGGGTGGATGCCCTCAAAGCTGATTTCAAACACCAGCTCGGTTTTCAGAGATCGTGCTGGCCCAAAGCGCTGTAGGGTGTTACGTCGAATCCAGCGGTCAATCTCGAGCATTTCGGCGTCGTTGAGGCCGGAATAGGCCTTGGCGAAGGTCACCAACTGGGGCTCTTCAGCGTTGGTCCAGAGGCCAAAGGTGTAATCGGTGAACAGGTTGGCGCGTCGCCCACTGCCGGCCTGGGCATAGAGGAGTACAGCGTCGAGGGTCATCGGCTCCAGTTTGTGCTTCCACCAGTTGCCGCGTTTGCGTCCGCTCAGATAAGGCGATT is a window encoding:
- a CDS encoding DUF1543 domain-containing protein: MSSAKKLFLVVLGGRCKGCHVEQHDVRWVVGETIEATLPALRQEWIGLRSGLHIDTYRCIDHVDGHRVEVVEQAQDRSSADGQQLWFVNLGAYDPTSMAEQHAFGVIVARSSASAKARARQRWLQGQEQVHKDDLHPVEMDSALDDLLPINGNGQWHLKLIADPQVDDIPAHPDWYGYWTI
- a CDS encoding ligase-associated DNA damage response DEXH box helicase is translated as MAASKAKAKAKSKSSDPRLKPIHAWFAQKNWAPLPFQQETWIAYLVGRNGLIQVPTGSGKTFAAVMGPIARMLAEEQPLKGIRLLYITPLRALSRDLSLAIREPIEAMDWPIRVGIRNGDSSSSERTKQLKAPPQILVTTPESLALLLSNAKAEELFGQLQTVILDEWHELMGSKRGSQAELCLSWLRQLRPQLQTWAISATIGNIDQAARHALGTAGEPHLIGGAPARSTEIQSILPETIDGFPWAGHLGLRMYEELVARLNPGISTLLFTNTRNQSERWHQCLRFACPEMEEGLALHHSAIDRSEREAIEASVKAGGIRWVVCTSSLDLGVDFQPVEQVVQIGSPKNLARLLQRAGRSAHLPGGTSQVLFMPTNALELLELSAVRRGLAEGLVEQRKPPNAPLDVLLQHLTGLACGPGFNPEQTLQAVRSCAAYAELSQDDWDWCMLFLEQGGECLGAYPRYRKLEWEETSQRYRVGEKAIARLHRLNIGTITAAPAITVRFVRGAVLGHVEETFISQLKPKDVFFFSGRQLEFVRLRDMTAYVKVSTKKTRTVPAWAGGQMALSDLLTHHLRLEVDRASRGDLDNAELQALKPLFDRQQDISVLPMVGQLLIETCHTREGTHLFAYPFEGRFVHEGIGFLWASRLTRLERGTITVSVNDYGFELLAPKSYPMAELLEDHIDLLLDRQKLERDLKNALNLSELQRRRFRAIAQIAGLMNRGFPGSSKSTGQLQISASLLFDVFSRHEPNNRLLLQAQQEVLDDQLEISRLEAALERAASQEWLHVETPRPSPLAFPLLVERLNNRMSNESVLERVQRMKDEAIRKEG